In Pongo abelii isolate AG06213 chromosome X, NHGRI_mPonAbe1-v2.0_pri, whole genome shotgun sequence, one DNA window encodes the following:
- the GPR34 gene encoding probable G-protein coupled receptor 34: MRSHTITMTTTSVSSWPYSSHRMRFITNHSDQPPQNFSATPNVTTCPMDEKLLSTVLTTSYSVIFIVGLVGNIIALYVFLGIHRKRNSIQIYLLNVAIADLLLIFCLPFRIMYHINQNKWTLGVILCKVVGTLFYMNMYISIILLGFISLDRYIKINRSIQQRKAITTKQSIYVCCIVWMLALGGFLTMIILTLKKGGHNSTMCFHYRDKHNAKGEAIFNFILVVMFWLIFLLIILSYIKIGKNLLRISKRRSKFPNSGKYATTARNSFIVLIIFTICFVPYHAFRFIYISSQLNVSSCYWKEIVHKTNEIMLVLSSFNSCLDPVMYFLMSSNIRKIMCQLLFRRFQGEPSRSESTSEFKPGYSLHDTSMAAKIQSSSKST, translated from the coding sequence ATGAGAAGTCATACCATAACAATGACGACAACTTCAGTCAGCAGCTGGCCTTATTCCTCCCACAGAATGCGCTTTATAACCAATCATAGCGACCAACCGCCACAAAACTTCTCAGCAACACCAAATGTTACTACCTGTCCCATGGATGAAAAATTGCTATCTACTGTGTTAACAACATCCTACTCTGTTATTTTCATCGTGGGACTGGTTGGGAACATAATCGCCCTCTATGTATTTCTGGGTATTCACCGCAAaagaaattccattcaaatttatCTACTTAACGTAGCCATTGCAGACCTCCTACTCATCTTCTGCCTCCCTTTCCGAATAATGTATCACATTAACCAGAACAAGTGGACACTAGGTGTGATTCTGTGCAAGGTTGTGGGAACACTATTTTATATGAACATGTACATTAGCATTATTTTGCTTGGATTCATCAGTTTGGATCGCTATATAAAAATTAATCGGTCTATACAGCAACGGAAGGCAATAACAACCAAACAAAGTATTTATGTCTGTTGTATAGTATGGATGCTTGCTCTTGGTGGATTCCTAACTATGATTATTTTAACACTTAAGAAAGGAGGGCATAATTCCACAATGTGTTTCCATTACAGAGATAAGCATAACGCAAAAGGAGAAGCCATTTTTAACTTCATTCTTGTGGTAATgttctggctaattttcttactAATAATCCTTTCATATATTAAGATTGGGAAGAATCTATTGAGGATTTCTAAAAGGAGGTCAAAATTTCCTAATTCTGGTAAATATGCCACTACAGCTAGGAACTCCTTTATTGTACTTATCATTTTTACTATATGTTTTGTTCCCTATCATGCCTTTCGATTCATCTACATTTCTTCACAGCTAAATGTATCATCTTGCTACTGGAAAGAAATTGTTCACAAAACCAATGAGATCATGCTGGTTCTCTCATCTTTCAACAGTTGCTTAGATCCAGTCATGTATTTCCTGATGTCCAGTAACATTCGCAAAATAATGTGCCAACTTCTTTTTAGACGATTTCAAGGTGAACCAAGTAGGAGTGAAAGCACTTCAGAATTTAAACCAGGATACTCCCTGCATGATACATCTATGGCAGCGAAAATACAGTCTAGTTCTAAAAGTACTTGA
- the LOC112130761 gene encoding 14-3-3 protein zeta/delta-like: MDKNELVQKAKLAEQAERYDDMAACMKSVTEQGAELSNEERNLLSVAYKNVVGALRSSWRVVSSIEQKTEGAEKKQRMAREYREKVETELRDICNDVLSLLEKFLIPNTSQAESKVFYLKMKGDYYHYLAEVAAGDNKKGIVDQSQQAYQEAFEISKKEMQPTHPIRLALALNFSVFYYEILNSPEKACSLAKTAFDEAIAELDTLSEESYKDSTLIMQLLRDNLTLWTSDTQGDEAEAVEEGEN; this comes from the coding sequence ATGGATAAAAATGAGCTGGTTCAGAAGGCCAAACTGGCCGAGCAGGCTGAGCGATATGATGACATGGCAGCCTGCATGAAGTCTGTAACTGAGCAAGGAGCTGAATTATCCAATGAGGAGAGGAATCTTCTCTCAGTTGCTTATAAAAATGTTGTAGGAGCCCTTAGGTCATCTTGGAGGGTCGTCTCAAGTATTGAACAAAAGACGGAAGGTGCTGAGAAAAAACAGCGGATGGCTCGAGAATACAGAGAGAAAGTTGAGACGGAGCTAAGAGATATCTGCAATGATGTACTGTCTCTTTTGGAAAAGTTCTTGATCCCCAATACTTCACAAGCAGAGAGCAAAGTCttctatttgaaaatgaaaggagATTACTACCATTACTTGGCTGAGGTTGCCGCTGGTGATAACAAGAAAGGGATTGTGGATCAGTCACAACAAGCATACCAAGAAGCTTTTGAAATCAGCAAAAAGGAAATGCAACCAACACATCCTATCAGACTGGCTCTGGcccttaacttctctgtgttctATTATGAGATTCTGAACTCCCCAGAGAAAGCCTGCTCTCTTGCAAAGACAGCTTTTGATGAAGCCATTGCTGAACTTGATACATTAAGTGAAGAGTCATACAAAGACAGCACACTAATAATGCAATTACTGAGAGACAACTTGACATTGTGGACATCAGATACCCAAGGAGACGAAGCTGAAGCAGTAGAAGAAGGGGAAAATTAA